From Myotis daubentonii chromosome 15, mMyoDau2.1, whole genome shotgun sequence, one genomic window encodes:
- the ODAD1 gene encoding outer dynein arm-docking complex subunit 1: MSARSEEGSEAFQETLVDWELSRLQRQYKVMEVERRAYSKEVHQRINKQLEEIQRLQGLQNKLQVKIGIAQSQGKRLRDNERMENMSHLLKCRAQVEAEVKELQEQTRALDRQIQEWEARLSACGKDPRAPGVIMDQKAKTRKRIKIVESQLDRVTCHFDIHLVRNAALREELDLLLVQRNHYLNIDRKLHKEMQLLRRTINGLTVSSISAYSVSEEAKTKMSLLRERADKEGAQNETDVQILQRQIAHLDHLHRFLQFKNHDRQPDPVVLEKREKRAREVAEGLRKTSQEKLVLRYEDTLNKLAQLTGESDPELLVKKYLDTEERNFAEFNFINEQNSELERLREEITEMNEAMKKARYGDAARLSLKEEQEASVQQQIGEVRNEADSLEARAQTLREQVEKFKAAIQQLFTRAQCDSTIIKDLLGVKTYMRDRDISLFLGLIEKRLVELLTVQAYLDAQSYTTSSLSIAALTVLGKNPEDLPKKVAPPQLPDNLEEPPGFEAKEDYPLSKEELLSYVMKSMEARELAREQHMKELMEMAKKMDSGQPLNLSPSQRPSSGTPLAISRSPSVGPGSVLSHRTNGILVSSRATSANVGHVTFGDPSAMGSASGSQFSTGGRVAFKPVSSSSYLGSTGYLESSGGSESFGGLPSKGTESESSPGPASSTGPGSMESKES, translated from the exons TGGATTGGGAGCTGAGCCGACTGCAGCGACAGTACAAAGTGATGGAGGTGGAAAGGCGGGCCTACAGCAAGGAAGTCCACCAGCGCATCAATAAGCAACT GGAGGAGATCCAGCGCCTGCAAGGCCTGCAGAACAAGCTTCAGGTGAAGATCGGCATTGCCCAGAGCCAGGGCAAGCGTCTGCGGGACAACGAGAGGATGGAGAACATGAGCCACCTGCTGAAGTGCCGGGCGCAGGTGGAGGCCGAGGTGAAGGAGCTGCAGGAGCAGACCAGAGCCCTGGACAGGCAG ATCCAGGAGTGGGAGGCCCGGCTCTCTGCCTGCGGGAAGGATCCCAGGGCCCCAGGGGTCATCATGGACCAGAAGGCCAAGACCCGGAAAAGGATCAAGATCGTGGAAAGCCAGCTGGACAGG gtcaccTGTCACTTCGACATCCACCTGGTTCGGAACGCAGCCCTGCGGGAGGAGCTGGATCTGCTGCTGGTGCAGAGGAACCACTATCTGAACATAGACCGCAAGCTGCACAAG GAGATGCAGCTCCTGCGGCGCACGATCAACGGGCTCACCGTGTCCTCCATCTCCGCCTACTCCGTCAG CGAGGAGGCGAAAACCAAGATGAGTTTGCTGCGGGAGCGGGCCGACAAGGAGGGCGCCCAGAACGAGACGGACGTGCAGATCTTGCAGCGGCAGATAGCGCACCTGGACCATCTGCACCGCTTCCTCCAGTTCAAGAACCACGACCGGCAGCCGGATCCCGTCGTCCTGGAGAAGCGCGAGAAACGCG cccgggAGGTGGCCGAGGGCCTCCGGAAGACCTCGCAGGAGAAGCTGGTGTTGCGGTACGAGGACACTCTGAATAAACTGGCCCAGCTGACCGGGGAGAGCGACCCGGAGCTGCTGGTGAAGAAGTACTTGGATA CGGAGGAGCGCAACTTCGCGGAGTTCAACTTCATCAACGAGCAGAACTCGGAGCTGGAGCGTCTGCGGGAGGAGATCACGGAG ATGAACGAGGCCATGAAGAAGGCGCGCTATGGCGACGCGGCCCGCCTGTCGctgaaggaggagcaggaggcttCGGTGCAGCAGCAGATAGGAGAGGTGCGCAACGAGGCCGACAGCCTGGAGGCCCGCGCCCAGACGCTGAGGGAGCAGGTGGAGAAGTTCAAGGCAG ccatccAGCAGCTCTTCACCAGGGCCCAGTGCGACAGCACCATCATCAAGGACCTCCTGGGGGTCAAGACCTACATGCGGGACCGCGACATTAGCCTCTTCCTGGGCCTCATCGAGAAGCGGCTGGTGGAGCTGCTGACGGTGCAGGCCTACCTGGACGcccag AGCTACACCACGTCCAGCTTGTCGATCGCCGCCCTCACGGTGCTGGGCAAGAACCCCGAAGACCTTCCCAAGAAGGTGGCCCCGCCCCAGCTCCCTGACAACCT GGAAGAGCCCCCAGGCTTCGAGGCCAAAGAAGACTATCCCCTGAGCAAGGAGGAGCTGCTGAGCTACGTGATGAAGTCG atggaGGCCCGGGAGCTGGCGAGGGAGCAGCACATGAAGGAGCTGATGGAGATGGCGAAGAAGATGGACAGCGGCCAGCCCCTGAACCTCTCCCCGAGCCAGCGGCCCAGCTCGGGCACACCCCTGGCCATCTCCCGGAGCCCGAGTGTCGGGCCGGGGTCCGTCCTGAGCCACAGGACGAACGGCATCCTGGTGTCCAGCCGCGCCACCAGCGCCAACGTGGGCCACGTCACCTTCGGCGACCCCAGCGCCATGGGCTCCGCCAGCGGCAGCCAGTTCTCCACGGGCGGCCGCGTGGCCTTCAAGCCGGTCAGCTCCAGCAGCTACCTGGGCTCCACCGGGTACCTGGAGTCCAGCGGCGGCTCCGAGAGCTTCGGCGGCCTGCCGAGCAAAGGCACCGAGTCCGaatccagccctggccctgcctccagcaCTGGCCCAGGCTCCATGGAGAGCAAAGAGTCCTGA